One Bacteroidota bacterium genomic window carries:
- a CDS encoding FAD-dependent oxidoreductase translates to MKVVIVGGVAGGASCAARLRRLDEKAEILMVERGPFVSYANCGLPYHVGGSIEQESSLLVATEQMFRTTFNIDCRPNNEVIDISSKEKTVTLKNHVTGETTTEKYDKLVLSPGAAPIRPPLPGIDLPGIFSVRTVGDAKNIRLWLDRDSVKNSMNEYSGPNNLSKSKKAIVIGGGFIGLEMVENLIERGLEVTLIEKLDQVMPPLDPEMALIVKRYMEKHGVKVEVGDGVAGFRKSTDGMLDVLTEKGKAHEADIVIMAIGVKPETQLAKMAGIELGERGGIKVNEQMITSNPDIFAVGDAVEVKDFITGQWSLIPLAGPANRQGRIAADVIAGRKSTFRGTQGTSICKLFDAAIAQTGVSEKTLKRIGDKDYEKIYIYPNSHAGYYPGAKMLVIKFLFRKSNGKVLGAQVLGEDGVPKRIDSFAMAIQMGCTIYDLEESELSYAPPFGSAKDPVNFAGMVAADVLRGDMPLVHWDSIGDKYLIDVRNPQELEVETVPGAVNIPLPQLRSRLSEIPRDREIAVFCRSAQRSYYATRILLQNGFKVFNISGSMIARSHRAV, encoded by the coding sequence ACAGGAATCGAGTCTGCTGGTTGCAACCGAACAAATGTTTCGCACCACATTCAATATCGATTGCAGACCAAACAACGAGGTGATCGATATCTCATCTAAAGAAAAAACTGTTACGCTCAAAAACCATGTTACCGGGGAAACAACTACTGAAAAGTACGACAAACTAGTACTTTCTCCCGGAGCAGCTCCTATACGCCCACCACTTCCAGGCATCGATCTGCCGGGCATATTCTCGGTAAGAACAGTTGGCGACGCAAAAAATATACGGCTCTGGCTCGACAGAGACAGTGTAAAAAACAGCATGAACGAATACAGTGGCCCGAATAATCTTTCCAAATCGAAAAAAGCAATAGTAATCGGGGGTGGATTTATCGGGCTTGAAATGGTTGAAAACCTTATAGAAAGAGGTCTTGAAGTAACACTTATCGAAAAACTTGACCAAGTAATGCCACCCCTTGACCCCGAAATGGCGCTTATCGTTAAACGCTATATGGAAAAACATGGTGTAAAGGTAGAAGTGGGAGATGGAGTTGCCGGATTTCGCAAATCTACTGATGGAATGCTCGATGTTCTTACTGAAAAAGGAAAAGCACACGAAGCCGATATTGTAATAATGGCAATTGGCGTTAAACCCGAAACACAACTGGCAAAAATGGCAGGTATTGAATTGGGTGAACGGGGTGGAATAAAAGTGAACGAACAAATGATTACTTCAAATCCGGATATATTCGCAGTGGGCGATGCCGTTGAAGTGAAAGATTTTATTACCGGTCAGTGGTCATTGATTCCTCTTGCAGGCCCGGCAAACCGACAAGGCCGTATTGCTGCCGATGTAATTGCAGGCCGTAAATCAACATTCCGTGGTACTCAGGGCACTTCTATCTGTAAACTTTTCGATGCAGCCATTGCTCAGACAGGTGTAAGTGAAAAAACGCTTAAACGGATTGGCGACAAAGATTATGAGAAAATCTATATTTACCCAAATTCGCATGCAGGCTATTATCCGGGTGCCAAAATGCTGGTAATTAAATTCCTGTTCCGCAAATCGAACGGAAAGGTATTAGGCGCACAAGTACTCGGCGAAGATGGAGTTCCAAAACGCATCGACTCCTTTGCAATGGCAATTCAAATGGGCTGTACCATTTACGACTTGGAAGAATCTGAACTTTCCTATGCTCCACCATTTGGCAGTGCAAAAGATCCGGTAAATTTTGCCGGAATGGTTGCAGCAGATGTACTTAGAGGCGACATGCCGCTTGTTCATTGGGACTCGATAGGCGACAAGTACCTGATCGACGTGAGAAACCCACAGGAACTAGAGGTAGAAACGGTACCCGGTGCTGTTAATATTCCCTTACCCCAATTGCGCTCCCGATTAAGCGAAATTCCACGCGATCGTGAAATCGCCGTATTTTGCAGGTCGGCTCAACGATCGTATTATGCCACAAGAATTCTATTACAAAACGGATTTAAAGTTTTTAATATTTCGGGAAGCATGATTGCCCGCTCTCATCGTGCAGTATAA
- the sulP gene encoding sulfate permease translates to MKSLTGILKSFLPIMDWGAKYNGKTFTNDLIVALIVTMMLIPQSLAYALLAGLPPEIGLYASMAPLVLYAIFGTSRALAVGPVAVASLMTAAAAGQLASQGSPEYIGAAVALAMVSGLLLIAMGFLKLGFLSNFLSHPVIAGFITASGIQIAASQLGPVLGIHLEGETFLDIAVSFWHTISNIHLITAAVGIGSLVFLFWVRSGLKPLLIRFGMKAKTSDILVKVGPVVAIIITIIIVAGLGLADKGVKIVGKVPGGLPKITMPPLDFGLWVKILVPALLISIVGYVESISVALTLAAKKRQRVDPDQELIALGASNIGSAISGGFPVTGGFARSVVNFDAGAETPAAGAFTAVGIALTTLFLTPLLFFLPNATLAATIIVAVLSLVNFKALKHAWVFSKSDFAAMAVTILITLIAGIEPGLIAGVALSIVLYLYSSSRPHIAIVGQIPGTTHFRNVKRHTVETDPEILSIRIDESLFFPNARYIEDFINNEVAANPQVKHVILECPAVNTIDISALESLEAINVRLKDGGITFHLSEVKGPIMDRLNRSHFPQVLTGKIYLTHMDAVSEIKTELKTINKF, encoded by the coding sequence ATGAAATCTCTAACCGGAATATTAAAATCGTTCTTGCCCATAATGGATTGGGGAGCAAAATACAACGGCAAAACATTCACAAACGACCTCATTGTTGCACTGATTGTAACCATGATGCTCATTCCGCAATCACTGGCTTATGCTTTGCTTGCCGGGCTTCCGCCTGAAATTGGGCTGTATGCTTCTATGGCGCCCCTGGTGTTGTATGCTATTTTTGGCACATCGCGTGCGCTGGCGGTAGGGCCTGTGGCTGTAGCGAGTTTAATGACCGCAGCAGCAGCCGGACAGCTTGCCTCTCAGGGTTCACCGGAATATATCGGGGCAGCTGTTGCTCTGGCTATGGTTTCGGGATTGCTCCTAATTGCTATGGGTTTTCTGAAACTTGGTTTCCTGTCAAATTTCCTAAGTCATCCGGTAATTGCCGGTTTTATTACTGCCTCCGGCATTCAGATAGCTGCGAGTCAGTTAGGGCCGGTATTAGGAATTCATCTCGAAGGAGAAACTTTTCTTGATATTGCCGTTTCCTTTTGGCACACCATCAGTAATATCCATCTCATAACTGCAGCAGTTGGTATTGGTTCGCTTGTGTTTCTATTCTGGGTAAGGAGTGGGCTCAAACCATTGCTGATTCGTTTTGGGATGAAAGCAAAAACTTCCGACATTTTAGTAAAAGTCGGTCCTGTTGTGGCTATTATTATAACAATAATTATTGTTGCTGGATTGGGTCTGGCAGATAAAGGGGTTAAAATAGTCGGAAAAGTTCCCGGTGGGTTACCAAAAATTACCATGCCACCCCTCGATTTTGGCCTCTGGGTAAAAATACTTGTACCTGCACTCTTGATTTCAATTGTTGGTTATGTCGAGTCGATATCGGTAGCCCTCACGCTTGCTGCAAAAAAACGCCAGCGTGTCGATCCCGATCAGGAATTGATTGCCCTTGGCGCTTCCAATATTGGTTCGGCAATTTCAGGAGGGTTTCCGGTAACAGGAGGTTTTGCACGCTCGGTGGTAAACTTCGATGCCGGAGCTGAAACGCCTGCTGCAGGGGCATTTACTGCAGTTGGAATTGCACTTACCACATTGTTTCTCACTCCGCTTTTGTTCTTTCTGCCCAATGCGACACTTGCTGCCACCATCATCGTTGCAGTGCTTTCGCTTGTGAACTTTAAAGCGCTGAAACATGCCTGGGTATTTTCTAAATCCGATTTTGCTGCTATGGCCGTAACTATTCTTATAACATTGATAGCTGGTATTGAACCCGGCTTAATTGCCGGTGTCGCCCTATCAATTGTACTCTATCTATATAGTTCATCAAGGCCCCATATTGCAATTGTAGGCCAGATACCGGGCACAACACATTTTCGTAATGTAAAACGGCATACTGTGGAAACCGATCCTGAAATTCTGTCGATACGGATAGATGAAAGTCTGTTTTTCCCCAATGCACGTTATATCGAGGATTTTATCAACAACGAGGTAGCAGCTAATCCGCAGGTAAAACACGTAATTCTTGAATGCCCTGCTGTAAATACAATCGATATTTCTGCACTCGAGAGCCTTGAAGCTATTAATGTACGATTGAAAGATGGCGGTATTACCTTTCATCTGTCAGAAGTGAAAGGGCCAATAATGGATCGCTTAAATCGTTCGCATTTTCCGCAAGTGCTTACCGGAAAAATATATCTTACTCATATGGATGCTGTGTCAGAAATAAAAACTGAATTAAAAACAATAAATAAATTCTAA
- a CDS encoding glucose 1-dehydrogenase yields the protein MKAITVEPKKTGSARYMDFPEPDLNEGSILVEAIAVGVCGTDVEIVEGKYGWAPTGNNQLILGHESLGRVIDPGTAAGFKKGDLVVGIVRRPDPIPCPNCAVGEWDMCRNGLYTERGIKEIHGFMSERWRIEPEYAIKVDPSLGILGVLLEPTTVVTKALEQIGMISRRSFWEPTKVLVTGAGPIGLLAALSLKIWGVEEIHVLDQYKSGLKPDLVRELGAIYHSGNVSDIGFEPDAIVECTGVGQVIEGCIQQLGANGILCLTGVGHGGHMTKAGTADMAASAVLRNTVIVGSVNANKRQWYRAGQTLAKADKQWLAKLITRREKPENFMLALNRKPDDIKVVIQFSEV from the coding sequence ATGAAAGCGATTACTGTAGAACCAAAAAAAACCGGATCAGCAAGATATATGGATTTTCCTGAACCGGATCTTAACGAAGGTTCAATTCTGGTGGAAGCTATTGCCGTAGGTGTATGCGGAACTGATGTAGAGATAGTGGAAGGAAAATATGGATGGGCGCCCACAGGAAATAATCAGTTGATATTAGGTCACGAATCACTAGGACGTGTAATTGATCCGGGCACTGCCGCCGGCTTTAAAAAGGGTGATTTAGTAGTAGGTATAGTCCGGCGTCCTGATCCGATTCCGTGTCCGAACTGCGCGGTGGGCGAATGGGATATGTGCCGGAATGGCCTTTACACAGAACGAGGAATAAAAGAAATACATGGCTTTATGTCCGAACGGTGGAGGATAGAACCAGAATATGCAATAAAAGTCGATCCTTCTTTAGGTATTCTCGGTGTTTTGCTTGAACCAACAACAGTTGTAACCAAAGCATTGGAACAAATCGGAATGATTAGCCGTCGTTCATTTTGGGAGCCCACTAAGGTGCTTGTTACCGGAGCAGGTCCAATAGGACTTCTCGCAGCACTTAGCCTAAAAATATGGGGCGTGGAAGAAATACATGTGCTTGACCAATACAAGTCCGGTTTGAAACCAGACCTGGTAAGAGAACTTGGGGCCATTTATCATTCAGGTAACGTTTCTGATATAGGTTTTGAACCAGATGCCATTGTGGAATGTACCGGCGTTGGTCAGGTAATTGAAGGTTGTATTCAGCAACTTGGTGCAAATGGTATCTTATGTCTTACAGGAGTAGGTCATGGTGGACATATGACCAAAGCAGGAACTGCGGATATGGCGGCAAGTGCTGTACTAAGAAACACCGTAATAGTGGGCAGTGTCAATGCCAACAAACGACAATGGTACAGAGCAGGCCAAACACTTGCAAAAGCCGACAAACAATGGCTGGCAAAACTTATTACCCGCAGAGAAAAACCTGAAAATTTTATGCTTGCCCTTAACCGGAAGCCAGATGATATAAAAGTTGTTATTCAGTTTTCAGAAGTTTAA
- a CDS encoding aquaporin has protein sequence MEDRNNARYLKYRSKFFISEFFGTALLLLGGLSIVIFMFGTGSPMAQLIPDIKIRQMMTGFLFGSIGASIALSPIGKLSGAHINPAVTMVFWLFRKIEGRLTITYIFAQLTGAIVGCLPLLIWGQMGKSIEFGVTVPGTGYSDQSALLGEIITTFTMVTLLVVFIGFRQIRRFTPYMFPVLYGIMVPLEADISGISTNPARSLGPAVVSGQWDGFWIYIIGPIAGAFLASLACSLLAKRITIAKLYHFDSESEGDALLRSAKPKS, from the coding sequence ATGGAAGATCGTAACAATGCAAGATATCTTAAATACCGGTCGAAATTTTTTATATCTGAGTTTTTTGGCACTGCTTTGCTACTGCTGGGTGGGTTGTCAATTGTAATATTTATGTTTGGAACCGGCAGCCCAATGGCTCAGCTGATTCCGGATATTAAGATACGCCAGATGATGACGGGCTTTCTCTTTGGATCGATAGGTGCATCCATTGCCCTTTCACCCATCGGTAAATTAAGCGGAGCACACATCAATCCTGCTGTAACTATGGTGTTTTGGTTGTTTCGGAAAATTGAAGGACGCCTAACAATTACCTACATTTTCGCACAGCTAACCGGTGCGATAGTGGGTTGCTTGCCCTTATTAATCTGGGGACAAATGGGCAAGAGTATCGAATTTGGAGTTACAGTGCCAGGCACAGGTTATTCGGATCAATCGGCTTTATTGGGAGAAATTATTACTACTTTTACAATGGTCACTCTTCTTGTTGTTTTCATTGGCTTCAGGCAAATACGACGGTTTACTCCTTATATGTTCCCAGTACTTTATGGTATCATGGTTCCGCTCGAGGCTGATATTTCCGGCATTAGCACCAATCCTGCGCGCAGTCTTGGCCCCGCTGTTGTTTCCGGCCAGTGGGATGGATTCTGGATTTATATAATTGGTCCGATTGCTGGTGCATTCCTGGCAAGTCTTGCCTGCAGTTTGCTTGCCAAACGTATTACCATTGCCAAACTGTACCATTTCGATAGCGAAAGCGAGGGAGATGCTTTATTGCGAAGCGCAAAGCCCAAATCTTAG
- the tnpA gene encoding IS200/IS605 family transposase gives MPYIKLYIHFVWSTKNRYPFLNTPDLRRKVWNHIQENASEKGVFIDFIGGYSDHCHCLVSLGTDQTIQNVMQLIKGESSFWINKQQLCEVQFAWQNDYFAVSVSESLLEKTREYIKNQEVHHKNKSFDEEYKDFVLKHGFVYLEEN, from the coding sequence ATGCCTTACATTAAACTCTATATCCATTTTGTTTGGAGCACAAAAAACAGATATCCATTTCTAAACACCCCTGATTTAAGAAGAAAAGTATGGAATCATATCCAGGAAAATGCCAGTGAAAAGGGCGTTTTTATTGATTTCATTGGAGGATACAGCGATCATTGTCATTGTCTGGTTTCACTTGGAACCGACCAAACCATTCAAAATGTGATGCAATTAATTAAAGGGGAATCTTCTTTTTGGATTAACAAACAGCAACTTTGTGAAGTTCAGTTTGCATGGCAAAACGACTATTTTGCGGTCTCTGTATCAGAGTCCTTGCTAGAAAAAACAAGGGAGTATATTAAGAACCAGGAAGTACACCATAAGAACAAATCATTCGATGAAGAATACAAAGATTTTGTTTTGAAGCATGGCTTTGTGTATTTGGAAGAAAATTAG